The following proteins come from a genomic window of Natrinema saccharevitans:
- a CDS encoding glycosyltransferase family 4 protein, whose protein sequence is MRIAFVSFETAHHRDTETNQRFRTVCEILAENGHDVHCYCAGFWAGEDATFERDGITYHAVSSGLEARSSFLLRLPFVLAAARPDVIHASAEPASQVVAAKWGARLARAPLVLEWYGDGGVAETRWTRAAARRPARIVTPSSLVTTWVRELGADGDRVAAVPNPIDCDSIRAVEPADEVDVIYARRLDEGANLESLLLALAELRGRDWRATVVGDGPERDTYERLASDLRIEDRVTFAGDLDLEERIAAYRGAHVFAQTADHCVFPTEMLWALAAGCVGVVEYHVDSSAHELVEGWDRGFRTTSETELVEAILAARDLEHREFDDRFADYDRSAVAERYLELYRTVRDEYGVL, encoded by the coding sequence ATGCGAATCGCGTTCGTCTCGTTCGAAACGGCTCACCACCGCGATACCGAGACGAACCAGCGGTTCCGGACCGTCTGCGAGATCCTCGCCGAGAACGGCCACGACGTCCACTGCTACTGTGCGGGCTTTTGGGCCGGCGAGGACGCGACGTTCGAGCGAGACGGGATCACCTATCACGCGGTCTCGAGCGGCCTCGAGGCCCGGAGTTCGTTCCTGCTCCGTCTCCCTTTCGTCCTCGCCGCCGCGCGGCCGGACGTGATCCACGCTAGCGCCGAGCCGGCGAGTCAGGTTGTCGCCGCAAAGTGGGGCGCGCGGCTCGCGCGGGCCCCGCTCGTCCTCGAGTGGTACGGCGACGGCGGCGTCGCGGAGACGCGATGGACGCGGGCCGCCGCCCGGCGGCCGGCTCGGATCGTCACTCCGTCGTCGCTCGTCACGACGTGGGTCCGCGAACTCGGCGCGGACGGCGACCGCGTCGCGGCCGTCCCGAACCCGATCGACTGCGACAGCATCCGGGCGGTGGAGCCGGCCGACGAGGTCGACGTGATCTACGCCCGCCGGCTCGACGAGGGGGCCAACCTCGAGAGCCTGCTGTTGGCCCTCGCGGAACTGCGAGGGCGGGACTGGCGGGCGACGGTCGTCGGCGACGGACCGGAACGGGACACCTACGAGCGACTCGCGAGCGACCTCCGGATCGAAGACCGCGTGACCTTCGCCGGCGACCTCGATCTCGAGGAGCGGATCGCGGCCTATCGGGGCGCACACGTTTTCGCCCAGACGGCCGACCACTGCGTGTTCCCCACGGAGATGCTGTGGGCGCTCGCGGCCGGCTGCGTCGGCGTCGTGGAGTATCACGTCGACTCGAGCGCGCACGAACTCGTCGAGGGCTGGGACCGTGGGTTCCGGACCACCAGCGAGACCGAACTCGTCGAGGCCATCCTCGCGGCGCGCGACCTCGAGCATCGCGAGTTCGACGACCGCTTCGCCGACTACGACCGCTCGGCGGTGGCCGAGCGGTACCTCGAACTGTACCGAACGGTTCGGGACGAGTACGGCGTGCTGTGA
- a CDS encoding HIT family protein translates to MHNDCEFCRIAAGEQAAHVLYEDELTLAFLDENPATTGHTLVVPRAHEEEVVTADGSTGAAVFETVRTVATALESVLESDGFSVFHTSGPLVGSVDHAHVHLVPRRTDDDVRLSLSRTPLEPDAAADLTGRVRSTL, encoded by the coding sequence ATGCATAACGACTGTGAGTTCTGCCGGATCGCCGCCGGCGAGCAAGCGGCCCACGTCCTGTACGAGGACGAACTGACACTCGCCTTCCTCGACGAGAACCCGGCCACGACGGGACACACCCTCGTCGTTCCGCGGGCCCACGAGGAGGAGGTGGTGACCGCCGACGGATCGACGGGGGCCGCCGTCTTCGAGACGGTCCGAACCGTCGCGACCGCGCTCGAGTCCGTCCTCGAGTCGGACGGGTTCAGCGTCTTCCACACCAGCGGCCCGCTGGTCGGCAGCGTCGACCACGCCCACGTCCACCTGGTCCCCCGCCGAACGGACGACGACGTGCGGTTGTCGCTGTCGCGGACGCCGCTCGAGCCCGACGCGGCGGCCGACCTGACGGGGCGGGTCCGGTCGACCCTATAA
- the trpB gene encoding tryptophan synthase subunit beta translates to MGNGAFEGYGGRHVPEPLLDPLEQLATAYDDIAATDEFQSELRDLLETFAGRPTPLYYARNLSERYGADIYLKREDLLHGGAHKINNCLGQALLAKRAGRDRLIAETGAGQHGTATAMVGALLDLETEIYMGKKDVERQEMNVFRMRLMGAEVNEVTRGDEGLADAVDAALEDFAENVDDTHYLVGSVVGPDPFPRMVRDFQSVIGQEAREQIRERTGDLPDAAVACVGGGSNAIGLFHAFRDDDVDFYGAEGGGEGSDSSRHAAPLAAGKDETIHGMKTRVIEDDVEVHSVSAGLDYPGVGPEHAMFRDVGRCEYTGVTDDEALAAFRELSETEGIIPALESSHGIARAIELAEAGDHDTILVNLSGRGDKDMETAAAKFDL, encoded by the coding sequence ATGGGAAACGGAGCATTCGAAGGGTACGGCGGACGGCACGTGCCGGAGCCGCTGCTGGATCCGCTCGAGCAGTTGGCCACCGCGTACGACGACATCGCGGCCACCGACGAGTTCCAGTCGGAGCTACGCGACCTGCTCGAGACGTTCGCCGGCCGGCCGACGCCGCTGTACTACGCGCGGAACCTGAGCGAGCGCTACGGGGCCGACATCTACCTCAAGCGGGAGGACCTGCTCCACGGCGGCGCACACAAGATCAACAACTGTCTCGGACAGGCCCTGCTGGCCAAGCGGGCCGGCCGCGACCGGCTGATCGCCGAGACCGGGGCCGGCCAGCACGGCACCGCGACTGCGATGGTCGGGGCCCTGCTCGACCTCGAGACGGAGATCTACATGGGGAAGAAAGACGTCGAGCGCCAGGAGATGAACGTCTTCCGGATGCGCCTGATGGGCGCTGAGGTCAACGAGGTCACCCGCGGCGACGAAGGGCTGGCCGACGCCGTCGACGCCGCGCTCGAGGACTTCGCCGAGAACGTCGACGACACGCACTACCTCGTCGGCAGCGTCGTCGGCCCGGACCCGTTCCCGCGGATGGTCCGGGACTTCCAGTCGGTGATCGGCCAGGAGGCCCGCGAGCAGATCCGCGAGCGGACCGGCGACCTGCCCGACGCCGCGGTCGCCTGCGTCGGCGGCGGCTCCAACGCGATCGGGCTCTTCCACGCCTTCCGCGACGACGACGTCGACTTCTACGGTGCCGAAGGCGGCGGCGAGGGGTCCGACTCGAGTCGCCACGCTGCTCCGCTGGCGGCGGGGAAAGACGAGACGATCCACGGGATGAAGACCCGGGTCATCGAGGACGACGTCGAGGTCCACTCCGTCTCGGCGGGACTCGACTACCCCGGCGTCGGCCCCGAACACGCCATGTTCCGCGACGTCGGCCGCTGTGAGTACACCGGCGTCACTGACGACGAGGCGCTTGCGGCCTTCCGCGAACTGAGCGAGACCGAGGGGATCATCCCGGCGCTCGAGTCGAGCCACGGGATCGCTCGCGCGATCGAGCTGGCCGAGGCCGGCGACCACGACACGATCCTGGTGAACCTCTCCGGGCGCGGCGACAAGGACATGGAGACGGCGGCGGCGAAGTTCGACTTATAG
- a CDS encoding phosphatase PAP2 family protein: protein MSRGIDWFDAFREIAPEWAVVVLGLVTQLGDVWLLGLLVGAFYCLETDDRAVPAGVAGLLLAGLSLIVGLKHVFALPRPERVLVRMGALPDSIHPLYEATATATGYGFPSGHALITTVVYLSLAKTLSVGTRRQRYLGAAAAVTVVSLSRIGLGVHYLVDVVAGVGVGLAFAALAWRLLDRYPAHRGTLGFGLAVVLAVGAMIVSGAARDAVLLVGTSVGAFAGWELGVLVRSVAAGRGPIRTDRGLAARAAAVAAALAALVALTGYYWPAPLFAGSGPLGLVVAALVIAPVVYRLERAGGRRERTPARSR from the coding sequence GTGTCCAGAGGAATCGACTGGTTCGACGCGTTCCGCGAGATCGCGCCGGAGTGGGCCGTCGTCGTCCTCGGGCTGGTGACCCAGCTCGGTGACGTGTGGCTTCTCGGCCTGCTCGTGGGGGCGTTCTACTGTCTCGAGACGGACGACCGGGCCGTTCCCGCCGGGGTCGCCGGTCTGTTGCTGGCGGGCCTGTCGCTGATCGTCGGGCTGAAACACGTCTTCGCGCTCCCGCGACCGGAACGGGTACTCGTTCGAATGGGGGCGCTTCCCGACTCGATCCACCCGCTGTACGAGGCCACTGCGACGGCGACCGGCTACGGCTTCCCGAGCGGCCACGCCCTGATTACGACGGTCGTCTACCTCAGCCTGGCCAAGACCCTGTCCGTCGGGACGCGCCGCCAGCGGTATCTCGGTGCCGCCGCCGCCGTGACCGTCGTCTCGCTCTCGCGGATCGGGCTCGGCGTTCACTACCTCGTCGACGTCGTCGCGGGGGTCGGCGTCGGGCTGGCGTTCGCGGCGCTCGCGTGGCGATTGCTGGATCGCTATCCCGCCCACCGCGGCACGCTCGGGTTCGGGCTCGCGGTCGTCCTCGCCGTCGGCGCAATGATCGTAAGCGGTGCGGCCCGCGACGCCGTCCTCCTGGTCGGGACGTCCGTCGGTGCCTTCGCCGGCTGGGAACTCGGCGTCCTCGTCCGATCGGTCGCCGCCGGACGCGGGCCGATACGGACCGACCGGGGACTCGCGGCGAGGGCCGCGGCCGTCGCCGCCGCGCTCGCCGCCCTCGTCGCGCTCACCGGCTACTACTGGCCCGCGCCTCTCTTCGCCGGGAGCGGCCCCCTCGGGCTCGTCGTCGCCGCGCTCGTCATCGCCCCCGTCGTCTACCGGCTCGAGCGCGCCGGCGGTCGGAGGGAGCGAACGCCCGCTCGCTCGCGGTAG
- a CDS encoding prolipoprotein diacylglyceryl transferase: MTAHHDDDATTDESIDELPGLEDPEELADAASGLAAASDALGGGTLPVLGGGLLLAAAVRSLAANRRRAVPLAVAGGALAGYGLRRRRSSAEGGDVPDVEEGTEGKDVSDAAGAAAESVDSGRESEIEGDGEIADPGMDDPADSGSRIEFTDEPDEDPSRSGPDLGSDEGEPRRETGTDEVEVDVSDTAMADETSEATGPDPTQAQPTQTADTEPEASPAEDDSEMKVEPPEDDDSDAETADSEATADDESDDEESDGGR, translated from the coding sequence ATGACTGCACATCACGACGACGACGCGACGACCGACGAGTCGATCGACGAACTGCCCGGCCTCGAGGATCCCGAGGAACTCGCCGACGCAGCGAGCGGACTCGCGGCGGCGTCCGACGCGCTCGGGGGCGGGACGCTCCCGGTTCTCGGCGGCGGTCTCTTGCTCGCGGCCGCCGTCCGCTCGCTGGCCGCGAACCGCCGGCGGGCGGTCCCGCTCGCCGTCGCCGGGGGCGCGCTCGCCGGCTACGGGCTTCGCAGACGCCGCTCGAGCGCCGAAGGCGGCGACGTGCCGGACGTCGAGGAGGGTACCGAGGGGAAAGACGTCTCGGACGCGGCCGGTGCGGCCGCCGAGAGCGTCGACTCCGGCCGCGAGTCCGAGATCGAGGGCGACGGCGAGATCGCGGACCCGGGGATGGACGACCCCGCGGACTCGGGCTCGCGGATCGAGTTCACCGACGAGCCGGACGAGGACCCCTCGCGGTCCGGACCCGACCTCGGAAGCGACGAGGGAGAGCCCCGACGCGAGACCGGGACGGACGAGGTGGAAGTCGACGTCTCCGACACCGCGATGGCCGACGAGACCAGCGAGGCGACGGGGCCGGACCCCACGCAGGCCCAGCCGACCCAGACGGCGGACACGGAGCCGGAGGCGAGCCCCGCGGAGGACGACTCCGAGATGAAAGTCGAGCCGCCCGAGGACGACGACTCCGACGCGGAGACGGCCGACTCGGAAGCGACTGCCGACGACGAGTCGGACGACGAGGAGTCGGACGGCGGTCGGTGA
- a CDS encoding sulfatase, which produces MSDSNGRDDVSHRTVRNVVLVVLDTARSKSVGLQGLSEGNAAGTDHVGAQSPPSDRAVNDDGGGARPTPALARLAAEGVAFENAFATAPWTLPSHASLFTGTSPSEHGTHGDHTYLEADLRTLPAAFADAGYETVGVSNNTWITEEFGFDRGFEQLRKGWQYIQADADMGAVVRGEDLREKLAATRERLFDGNPVVNAANILYSELFQPAGDDGSARAVDWTADWLRSRSDDRPFFLFCNVIEPHVEYDPPREYAERFLPEGASYEAATAIRQDPRAYDCEDYHISDREFAMLRGLYRAELAYVDHQLGRLRTALSDAGEWEDTLFVVCGDHGEHVGEHGFFGHQYNLYDTLLNVPLVAHGGPFTGGDARHDLVSLLDLPATLLETAGVDDPALREGWSSRSLHPDSDADPREAVFAEYVAPQPSIERLEARFGEIPDRVRGFDRRLRAVRTVDYKYVRGDDGFERLHRVRSDPLEGTNVADEEPDRVRSLRRRLEERFDPLEAADASGEIEMREGTKDRLADLGYL; this is translated from the coding sequence ATGTCGGACTCGAACGGACGTGACGACGTGTCACATCGGACCGTGCGGAACGTCGTTCTCGTCGTTCTCGACACGGCGCGGTCGAAAAGCGTCGGCCTGCAGGGGCTTTCGGAGGGGAACGCAGCGGGCACCGATCACGTCGGCGCGCAATCCCCGCCGAGCGACCGGGCGGTGAACGACGACGGCGGGGGCGCGCGCCCGACGCCCGCGTTGGCGCGACTCGCCGCCGAGGGCGTTGCCTTCGAGAACGCCTTCGCGACCGCGCCGTGGACGCTGCCCTCCCACGCGTCGCTGTTCACCGGCACCTCCCCCTCCGAACACGGCACTCACGGGGACCACACCTACCTCGAGGCCGACCTGCGGACGCTGCCGGCGGCCTTCGCCGACGCGGGGTACGAGACGGTCGGCGTCTCGAACAACACCTGGATCACCGAGGAGTTCGGCTTCGATCGGGGCTTCGAACAGTTGCGGAAGGGCTGGCAGTACATCCAGGCAGACGCCGACATGGGCGCGGTCGTCCGCGGCGAGGACCTCCGGGAGAAACTCGCCGCGACCCGCGAGCGACTCTTCGACGGCAACCCCGTCGTCAACGCCGCCAACATCCTCTACAGCGAACTGTTCCAGCCCGCCGGCGACGACGGCTCGGCCCGCGCGGTCGACTGGACCGCCGACTGGCTCCGCAGTCGTAGCGACGACCGCCCCTTCTTCCTGTTCTGTAACGTCATCGAGCCCCACGTCGAGTACGACCCGCCCCGCGAGTACGCCGAGCGGTTCCTCCCCGAGGGTGCCAGTTACGAGGCGGCGACGGCGATCAGGCAGGATCCCCGCGCCTACGACTGCGAGGACTACCACATATCGGACCGCGAGTTCGCCATGCTGCGGGGCCTCTATCGCGCGGAACTGGCCTACGTCGACCACCAACTCGGCCGGCTCCGGACCGCGCTCTCCGACGCCGGCGAGTGGGAGGACACCCTGTTCGTCGTCTGTGGCGACCACGGCGAACACGTCGGCGAACACGGCTTCTTCGGCCACCAGTACAACCTCTACGACACCCTGTTGAACGTCCCCCTCGTCGCTCACGGCGGTCCCTTCACCGGCGGCGACGCCCGCCACGACCTCGTGAGTCTGCTCGATCTCCCCGCCACCCTGCTCGAGACGGCCGGCGTCGACGACCCCGCGCTCCGCGAAGGGTGGTCGAGCCGGTCGCTACATCCCGACTCGGACGCCGACCCCCGCGAGGCCGTCTTCGCCGAGTACGTCGCCCCTCAGCCCTCGATCGAGCGCCTCGAGGCCCGCTTCGGCGAGATACCCGACCGGGTCCGCGGGTTCGACCGCCGGCTGCGGGCGGTCCGGACGGTCGACTACAAGTACGTCCGCGGCGACGACGGCTTCGAACGGCTCCATCGCGTTCGGTCGGACCCGCTCGAGGGGACGAACGTCGCCGACGAGGAACCCGACCGGGTCCGGTCGTTACGGCGGCGGCTCGAGGAGCGATTCGACCCGCTCGAGGCGGCCGACGCCTCGGGCGAGATCGAGATGCGCGAGGGGACCAAAGACCGGCTCGCGGATCTGGGCTATCTGTGA
- a CDS encoding Hsp20/alpha crystallin family protein, with protein sequence MSSSGPAQSASFPFPTQVVYEGSADRLRAAVDVAPAAMDDVTVAVGSRRLRIAVDRGESAFDGHDGDANPESDDRVVERTVTPLPPGLEFGDDRRAFYNSGVLTVSLETQS encoded by the coding sequence ATGTCTTCCAGCGGCCCCGCCCAATCGGCGTCGTTCCCGTTTCCGACGCAGGTCGTCTACGAGGGGTCGGCCGACCGACTCCGCGCCGCCGTCGACGTCGCCCCCGCGGCGATGGACGACGTGACGGTCGCAGTCGGCTCGCGTCGCCTCCGGATCGCGGTCGACCGCGGTGAGAGCGCTTTCGACGGCCACGACGGCGACGCGAACCCCGAGAGCGACGACCGCGTCGTCGAACGCACCGTCACGCCGCTCCCGCCCGGCCTCGAGTTCGGGGACGACCGACGCGCGTTCTACAACAGCGGCGTCCTCACCGTCTCGCTCGAGACGCAGTCGTGA
- a CDS encoding sialidase family protein: MATHDERSIDGFLSFFRGYTKTWIHAVAAAGLTAFGTLSVYHRGFIAIALAAYVAPPIVLYLWRPSAGRDDADAATPREPEPTAGARAATGEVERPGAAAEAGDGDGPDDVASGPDDGRPDDTDDGAGQTDAARTIDRPREWRSVDVPTESTLRDVCVTDGGAAHAVGEDGVVLSAAGVDAEWAVALADGPAAQGEELQGVDATADGEAVWVAGDSGALGRLEPEAGLHTDYTAPLEITNNWLGVAVAGRSGDETILLIDGSGAVCRGRYRDGEMAWDEPVTPGSGSSLSGVALADASVGYCCDTNDAVFETTDGGASFDGVGPVGAGGTLEAVATLGRGDCLVSADDGVVHRYGGSTWTPERVGEEAICGLARREGETIACDADGAIYERSEGDWTAVDAGPLESLIGVAVAPDGRRAVAVGDEGTVVERR; encoded by the coding sequence ATGGCAACCCACGACGAACGCTCGATCGACGGCTTCCTCTCGTTTTTCCGCGGCTACACGAAGACGTGGATCCACGCGGTCGCGGCGGCCGGACTGACCGCGTTCGGGACGCTGTCGGTCTATCACCGCGGGTTCATCGCCATCGCGCTGGCCGCCTACGTCGCCCCGCCGATCGTGCTGTACCTGTGGCGACCGTCAGCGGGCCGGGACGACGCGGACGCCGCGACCCCACGGGAACCCGAACCGACGGCCGGCGCACGAGCGGCGACCGGCGAAGTCGAGCGCCCCGGCGCGGCGGCCGAAGCCGGTGACGGCGACGGACCCGACGATGTCGCCTCCGGACCGGACGACGGCCGTCCCGACGACACCGACGACGGGGCGGGCCAAACCGACGCCGCGAGAACGATCGACCGCCCCCGCGAGTGGCGGTCGGTCGACGTTCCGACGGAGTCGACGCTGCGGGACGTCTGCGTGACCGACGGCGGTGCTGCCCACGCGGTCGGCGAGGACGGGGTGGTCCTCTCGGCCGCCGGCGTCGACGCCGAGTGGGCGGTCGCGCTCGCGGACGGCCCGGCAGCGCAGGGCGAGGAACTTCAGGGGGTCGACGCGACGGCCGACGGCGAAGCGGTCTGGGTCGCCGGCGACAGCGGCGCGCTGGGGCGACTCGAGCCCGAGGCGGGGCTCCACACCGATTACACGGCCCCGCTCGAGATCACGAACAACTGGCTTGGGGTCGCGGTCGCCGGCCGGAGCGGCGACGAGACGATCCTGCTGATCGACGGCTCCGGCGCCGTCTGCCGCGGGCGCTACCGCGACGGCGAGATGGCGTGGGACGAGCCCGTCACCCCCGGCAGCGGCTCGAGCCTGAGCGGGGTGGCGCTGGCCGACGCCTCGGTCGGCTACTGCTGTGACACGAACGACGCGGTCTTCGAGACGACCGACGGCGGGGCGTCGTTCGACGGCGTCGGCCCCGTCGGGGCCGGCGGCACGCTCGAGGCCGTGGCGACGCTCGGCCGCGGCGACTGTCTGGTGAGCGCCGACGACGGCGTCGTCCACCGCTACGGCGGGTCGACGTGGACGCCGGAACGGGTCGGCGAGGAAGCGATCTGCGGGCTGGCCCGCCGGGAGGGGGAGACGATCGCCTGCGACGCCGACGGCGCGATCTACGAGCGCAGCGAGGGCGACTGGACGGCGGTCGACGCGGGGCCGCTCGAGTCGCTGATCGGCGTCGCGGTCGCGCCCGACGGCCGGCGGGCGGTCGCGGTCGGCGACGAGGGGACCGTCGTCGAACGGCGGTGA